Proteins from a genomic interval of Nitrospina gracilis Nb-211:
- a CDS encoding TraR/DksA family transcriptional regulator, producing MDKKKVSELKSQLIQIRSEILGDLEKNIKSSQDEEFTQLVSDMSDDAARSSSRQMLLNLGEQERQKLKLVEEALSKIATGEYGVCSECESNIPEARLHVVPFTRYCVKCLEKLEQEEKFNKRMDSYGDEAGPLG from the coding sequence ATGGACAAAAAGAAAGTTTCCGAGCTGAAGTCCCAGTTGATCCAGATCCGGTCGGAAATTCTGGGAGACTTGGAAAAGAACATCAAATCCAGTCAGGATGAGGAATTCACCCAGCTCGTCTCGGATATGTCGGACGACGCGGCGCGCTCCTCCTCCCGGCAGATGCTCCTCAACCTGGGCGAGCAGGAACGGCAAAAGTTGAAGCTCGTGGAAGAAGCGCTCAGCAAGATCGCCACCGGAGAATACGGCGTGTGCTCCGAGTGCGAATCGAACATCCCGGAAGCTCGACTGCATGTGGTGCCGTTCACGCGATATTGCGTGAAATGCCTCGAAAAACTGGAGCAGGAAGAAAAATTCAACAAGCGGATGGATTCATACGGCGACGAAGCCGGTCCTCTAGGATGA
- a CDS encoding prepilin-type N-terminal cleavage/methylation domain-containing protein — protein MISRNEKGFTLIELLIVIAIIGILAAIAIPQFNQYKARAYNSDSKSNLHNLYLGCKAYWAEEGSSRQCNVNTVTQSQYGFVQSTRVSIQGSGIETGFAATAQHMDSLTSYTMDANGNIQ, from the coding sequence ATGATTAGTCGAAACGAGAAAGGTTTTACCTTGATCGAGCTGCTGATCGTAATCGCCATCATCGGTATTTTGGCGGCGATCGCGATTCCTCAGTTCAACCAGTACAAAGCACGCGCATACAACTCGGACTCCAAGTCCAACCTGCACAACCTGTACCTGGGTTGTAAAGCTTACTGGGCCGAGGAAGGATCCAGCCGGCAATGTAACGTGAATACCGTGACTCAGTCTCAATACGGTTTTGTGCAATCCACTCGGGTCAGCATCCAGGGTTCCGGTATCGAAACCGGCTTTGCTGCTACGGCTCAGCATATGGACAGTTTGACCAGCTACACCATGGATGCGAACGGCAATATCCAGTAA
- a CDS encoding YfhO family protein — MGKNANPGFRQHALPLTLLSVVLAWYFLPVLFLGHTFFFRDVMKFGLPEKWFQLHTYMQGAIPYWNPSIFNGVPFMPLLHPNAAYPLNVLLFAGDFPYGYNLFVVVHHAILVFSVYAVMRFWGVSAVAATASALVAGLGGYFLSLVSLGNQLVSTVWTPLVLLAVQKYLLRPHWGWLTVAVGFVVLQILGGSPESCVMSTLMVYFAAVFLTPGRAAHWKRPTLVVAGVSLTAIALTAFQLLPTYRTIQRSVRAWDLDTAFNTKWSLEPEALRHLFAARDFDRFMTASSLEAVPYFPSLYMGILPALALVSAAVLIRRKEVIFWTAVFFVGLFFALGGNNPVYNFLLPFNPLLQMFRYPEKFFFLCAFAMTFLSGYFIDSLFQKRARHRLSPFILACLIFGSVLAGVAVYAHDDHIALSAGVFATVVVLAGMVFTGRMEPRWGRALLLLVVFADLWIAHSRLVPFIDQRLITQPPEVMAGLPEPPPPYRVYTGALDRERFRSKNLFPKAPNLVLSHILEKETASPNLGTVFGLEYADGLMAIELENVWLWTQVFRKSSFDKKQRILERSNVRYWIAGGDLFGRESASHGFGSGSIREFENVLPRAFMVPAMRLGPEIKLLNTYFAEDFDPRKEVLLDQPVDFEPSERFEGAVQSIEYSPNHVTVRTRQEGNGFLVLLDSYFPGWTVRVNGKPAPLLRANHFFRAVPLKSGMHLLHFRYVPEGLVVGQAVTFLVIVAGFVLSLVRTFLRLPVNRWDSLKTP, encoded by the coding sequence ATGGGAAAAAATGCAAACCCGGGGTTCCGTCAGCACGCGTTGCCGCTGACGCTCCTTTCGGTGGTGCTGGCCTGGTATTTTCTGCCGGTGCTGTTCCTGGGGCACACGTTCTTTTTCCGCGATGTCATGAAATTCGGCCTGCCGGAGAAATGGTTCCAGCTCCACACATACATGCAGGGCGCCATACCGTACTGGAATCCTTCCATCTTCAACGGCGTGCCATTCATGCCGTTGTTGCATCCCAATGCGGCGTATCCACTGAACGTCCTGCTGTTCGCGGGCGACTTTCCGTACGGCTACAACCTGTTCGTTGTGGTGCACCACGCCATTCTGGTTTTTTCGGTGTACGCGGTGATGCGTTTCTGGGGAGTGTCGGCGGTGGCCGCCACGGCCTCGGCGCTGGTGGCGGGACTCGGCGGATATTTCCTTTCCCTTGTGTCGCTGGGCAACCAACTGGTGTCCACCGTATGGACACCGCTGGTCCTGCTGGCGGTACAGAAATACCTTTTACGCCCGCACTGGGGATGGCTGACCGTGGCGGTGGGCTTCGTGGTCTTGCAGATCCTGGGCGGCAGTCCGGAAAGTTGTGTGATGTCCACGCTGATGGTGTACTTTGCCGCCGTGTTCCTCACACCCGGCCGGGCCGCGCACTGGAAACGCCCGACGCTTGTGGTGGCGGGGGTGTCGCTCACCGCCATCGCGCTCACCGCGTTTCAACTGCTTCCCACCTACCGCACCATACAACGCTCCGTGCGCGCGTGGGACCTCGACACCGCGTTCAACACCAAGTGGTCGCTGGAACCGGAAGCCCTGCGCCACTTGTTCGCCGCGCGCGATTTCGACAGATTCATGACCGCCTCGTCACTCGAAGCGGTTCCGTATTTTCCGTCGCTGTACATGGGCATTCTGCCGGCACTGGCGCTGGTTTCCGCGGCGGTGTTGATCCGCAGGAAGGAAGTGATTTTCTGGACGGCGGTGTTTTTTGTCGGGCTCTTCTTCGCTCTGGGCGGCAACAATCCTGTTTATAACTTTCTGTTGCCGTTCAATCCGCTTCTGCAGATGTTCCGCTACCCGGAGAAGTTTTTCTTCCTCTGCGCTTTTGCGATGACCTTTCTGAGCGGATACTTCATCGACAGTCTCTTTCAGAAGCGGGCGCGCCACCGTCTTTCGCCTTTCATCCTCGCCTGCCTGATTTTCGGTTCCGTGCTTGCCGGGGTGGCGGTGTACGCGCACGACGACCACATCGCCCTATCGGCCGGGGTGTTTGCCACTGTGGTGGTGCTGGCCGGCATGGTGTTCACCGGACGCATGGAACCACGCTGGGGGCGGGCGCTTCTTTTGCTGGTGGTGTTCGCGGATTTGTGGATCGCGCACAGCCGGCTGGTGCCGTTCATCGATCAACGGCTTATCACCCAGCCGCCGGAAGTGATGGCGGGCCTGCCCGAACCGCCGCCGCCTTACCGGGTGTACACGGGGGCTCTGGACCGCGAACGGTTCCGTTCCAAAAACCTGTTTCCGAAAGCGCCCAACCTGGTGTTGAGCCACATCCTGGAAAAAGAAACCGCCAGCCCCAATCTCGGCACCGTGTTCGGACTCGAATACGCCGATGGGTTGATGGCCATCGAGCTGGAAAACGTATGGTTGTGGACGCAGGTGTTCCGCAAATCTTCCTTCGACAAAAAGCAGCGCATACTGGAACGGAGCAATGTACGTTACTGGATTGCGGGTGGCGACCTGTTTGGCCGGGAAAGTGCGTCGCACGGCTTCGGTTCGGGCTCCATCCGAGAATTCGAAAATGTCCTGCCGCGTGCGTTCATGGTCCCCGCCATGCGGCTGGGGCCGGAGATCAAACTCCTCAACACCTACTTTGCCGAAGACTTCGATCCGAGAAAAGAAGTTTTACTCGACCAGCCGGTGGATTTCGAACCGTCGGAACGGTTCGAGGGGGCGGTGCAGTCTATTGAGTACTCACCGAACCACGTCACCGTGCGCACGCGGCAGGAGGGCAACGGGTTCCTGGTCCTGCTCGACTCCTACTTCCCCGGCTGGACGGTGCGCGTGAACGGCAAGCCTGCGCCGCTTCTGCGCGCCAATCATTTCTTCCGCGCGGTGCCGCTGAAATCGGGCATGCACCTTCTGCATTTCCGGTATGTGCCGGAAGGCCTGGTGGTGGGGCAGGCGGTGACGTTTCTGGTGATCGTGGCCGGGTTTGTCCTTTCACTGGTGCGGACTTTCCTGCGCCTTCCGGTCAACCGGTGGGACTCCCTTAAAACACCCTGA
- a CDS encoding YfhO family protein, translating into MTPSTSSFLSRMQSGLAVLFLAAGLLFFFWPMLFEGKVPFDRDFTLVTYPVKHHLHQAYQQGILPFWNPNVHAGTPYFAELHPGVFYPPSLFFFIEDFTTALNLYYVFHFAILAAGTYLLMRAWRVSRTGAVASAWTAALSGFIFSSTYLSNLFLGAVWLPILFWAFERFRATGRARWFVLTAFLIACQTLAACPEINIFTCGLLGLWLLFAPARREQATPAPRLLWVRHMGMLLLAVVLGLGLIALQLLPTYQLMQHSHRTDGIDYTLHTEWSLSSATFETFFLPHAAEMNLTKNVIPVEQSGFLESVYLGVFAPLFIVVGLRFWRDRRILFWLVMFATGLFLAFGKYNPLYVWVYEWVPGMDRFRYPEKYFYVSAMASVFLVGLVWDRLMTTTTERRLGEKWVPGAVLIAAAAVVNTALAPEVRDATPSLLILFAFGLTHTLFYFRKVGPGVLRAVFLMSLFLDLVVRNFGLFPLIDKSYYETEPVMAAAIRSDPEPNRLYSGRVVEDPDRFRLPNGPTRLAALVAMKEYMYPFLGTVYGMQYADGMPGLAMGLKDHFLWYRALLHARPETRFRILKRSNVKYWIDVDRPTAYVEGSPLILPDRLQVFGDALPRAFWVPRARQVSPERLLGLYYAEGFDPKREVLLTQSPPLNEISASTGWVKSLEYASNRVTVRTQQTGNGYLVLLDSYLPGWWVRVDGEAGLVLRANRFYRAVPLGPGSHTVEFTFTPVGWREGLAFSSVSAVLLVLAACALRRRNRTTPPVETIEKSL; encoded by the coding sequence ATGACGCCCTCAACCTCCTCATTCCTGTCCCGAATGCAAAGCGGCCTGGCGGTGTTGTTTCTGGCGGCGGGCCTGCTGTTTTTTTTCTGGCCCATGTTGTTTGAAGGCAAGGTGCCGTTCGACCGCGACTTCACGCTGGTGACCTATCCCGTCAAGCACCACCTGCATCAGGCGTACCAGCAGGGAATCCTTCCGTTCTGGAACCCCAACGTGCACGCGGGCACGCCGTATTTCGCGGAGTTGCATCCAGGCGTGTTTTATCCACCCAGCCTGTTTTTCTTTATTGAAGATTTCACTACCGCGCTCAACCTCTACTACGTGTTTCATTTTGCCATTCTCGCCGCGGGGACGTACCTGCTCATGCGCGCATGGCGGGTGTCGCGGACGGGTGCCGTGGCGTCCGCGTGGACAGCGGCGCTCAGCGGATTTATTTTTTCGTCGACGTATCTCAGCAATCTGTTTCTCGGCGCGGTGTGGTTGCCCATTCTGTTCTGGGCGTTCGAGCGGTTCCGCGCCACGGGCCGTGCCCGCTGGTTCGTGCTCACCGCGTTTTTGATCGCGTGCCAGACGCTCGCCGCCTGTCCGGAGATCAACATCTTCACCTGCGGTCTTTTGGGATTGTGGTTGCTGTTCGCGCCCGCGCGCCGGGAGCAGGCCACGCCCGCACCGCGCCTCCTATGGGTGCGTCACATGGGCATGCTGTTGCTGGCGGTGGTTTTGGGGCTGGGCCTCATCGCTCTGCAACTTCTGCCGACGTACCAGTTGATGCAGCACAGTCACCGTACTGACGGTATCGATTACACTCTCCACACGGAATGGTCGCTGAGTTCAGCTACCTTCGAAACGTTTTTTCTGCCGCACGCGGCGGAAATGAACCTGACGAAGAACGTGATTCCCGTGGAGCAAAGCGGATTTTTGGAAAGCGTGTACCTGGGGGTTTTTGCGCCGCTGTTCATCGTGGTGGGTTTGCGCTTCTGGCGAGATCGACGCATCCTGTTCTGGCTGGTGATGTTTGCGACGGGGCTTTTCCTCGCTTTCGGCAAATACAATCCACTTTATGTTTGGGTGTACGAATGGGTGCCGGGCATGGACCGCTTCCGCTACCCGGAAAAGTATTTTTATGTTTCGGCCATGGCGTCGGTATTCCTGGTGGGGTTGGTGTGGGACCGGCTGATGACCACCACAACGGAACGCCGGCTGGGCGAAAAATGGGTGCCGGGCGCGGTGCTGATCGCCGCCGCCGCGGTGGTCAATACAGCTCTGGCGCCGGAGGTGCGCGACGCGACGCCCTCGCTTCTCATCCTGTTCGCCTTCGGCCTCACGCACACGTTGTTTTATTTTCGCAAGGTCGGCCCGGGTGTGTTGCGGGCGGTGTTTCTGATGTCGCTGTTTCTGGACCTGGTGGTGCGCAACTTCGGTTTGTTCCCGTTGATCGACAAAAGTTACTACGAAACCGAGCCGGTGATGGCCGCCGCCATTCGCTCCGACCCGGAGCCGAACCGCCTGTACTCGGGGCGGGTGGTGGAGGACCCGGACCGCTTCCGCCTGCCTAACGGGCCCACCCGTCTCGCCGCGCTCGTCGCCATGAAGGAATACATGTATCCGTTTCTGGGAACTGTGTATGGCATGCAGTATGCGGATGGCATGCCGGGCCTGGCGATGGGATTGAAGGATCATTTCCTGTGGTACCGTGCGTTGTTGCACGCCAGACCGGAGACGCGGTTCCGCATCCTCAAGCGCAGTAATGTGAAGTACTGGATCGACGTCGATCGGCCGACGGCGTACGTCGAAGGCAGTCCGCTGATTTTGCCCGACCGCCTCCAGGTGTTCGGCGACGCCCTGCCGCGTGCTTTCTGGGTGCCGCGCGCGCGGCAGGTTTCGCCTGAGCGCCTGCTTGGTTTGTATTATGCGGAGGGATTCGATCCCAAGCGCGAGGTCCTGCTCACTCAATCGCCGCCGCTCAACGAGATTTCCGCTTCCACCGGTTGGGTGAAGTCGCTGGAGTACGCGTCGAACCGCGTGACCGTCCGCACCCAGCAGACGGGCAACGGCTACCTCGTTTTGCTGGATTCCTACCTGCCCGGCTGGTGGGTGAGGGTGGACGGCGAGGCGGGTCTTGTGCTCCGCGCCAACCGGTTTTACCGCGCCGTGCCGTTGGGGCCGGGTTCTCACACCGTTGAATTCACGTTCACCCCTGTCGGCTGGCGGGAGGGGCTCGCCTTCAGTTCCGTCTCCGCCGTTTTGCTGGTCCTCGCGGCCTGCGCCCTGCGCCGCCGCAACCGGACCACGCCACCCGTGGAGACGATCGAAAAATCGCTGTAA
- the nadB gene encoding L-aspartate oxidase encodes MKITRDFIVVGSGLAGLTFALKISEFGSVALITKDALDESATKYAQGGIASVMAADDSIDLHVVDTLEAGRGLCRKDVVRCIVQEGPALVRELVNLGARFTRTPEDAYHLTREGGHSKHRILHADDMTGWEIERTLIDAVKSRKNIDVYTYHMAVDLITRANIDASVTPGSAQDEALGLYALNEHTGEVSTFLGKGVLLATGGAGKVYLYTSNPDTATGDGVAVAYRAGAKVANMEFFQFHPTCLFHPQAKSFLISEAVRGEGGILRLKNGETFMEKYHPLGCLAPRDVVARAIDYEMKKSGDDCVYLDVTHLEGYRTRERFPNIYKTCKSFGFDMTREPLPVVPAAHYMCGGVMVDLNGQTNIHRLFVSGEVGYSGLHGANRLASNSLLEGLVLSHRAVFKARELLEESPERDALQEAIPEWDPGDAVESDESVVVSHNWDEIRRLMWNYVGIVRTDKRLHRAHRRISMLLEEIQEYYWSFNITKDTLELRNIAITARLIIEGALRRKESRGLHYNLDYPEPDETRPPEETLLQDTTQRLLSQSRTRNRVNPS; translated from the coding sequence ATGAAAATCACGCGCGATTTCATTGTTGTGGGCAGTGGCCTTGCGGGGCTCACCTTCGCCCTCAAAATTTCCGAATTCGGTTCGGTGGCGCTCATCACCAAGGACGCGCTGGATGAGTCGGCGACCAAGTACGCGCAGGGCGGCATTGCGTCCGTCATGGCGGCGGACGACTCCATCGACCTGCATGTCGTCGACACGCTGGAAGCCGGGCGCGGCCTGTGCCGTAAGGACGTGGTGCGATGCATCGTGCAGGAAGGCCCCGCCCTGGTGCGCGAGCTGGTGAATCTGGGCGCGCGTTTCACGCGCACGCCGGAAGACGCCTATCACCTCACACGCGAGGGCGGCCACTCCAAGCACCGCATTCTGCATGCCGACGACATGACCGGCTGGGAAATCGAACGCACGCTGATCGATGCCGTAAAGAGCCGAAAGAATATCGACGTATACACCTACCACATGGCGGTGGACCTGATCACCCGCGCCAATATCGATGCCTCCGTCACTCCCGGCAGTGCGCAAGACGAAGCGCTCGGCCTCTATGCACTGAACGAACATACGGGCGAGGTGAGCACCTTTCTCGGTAAAGGCGTCCTGCTGGCCACCGGCGGTGCGGGCAAGGTGTACCTTTACACCTCCAATCCGGACACGGCGACGGGGGACGGTGTGGCGGTGGCGTACCGCGCGGGGGCGAAGGTCGCCAACATGGAGTTTTTTCAGTTTCACCCGACCTGCCTGTTTCATCCGCAGGCGAAATCATTTTTGATCTCCGAGGCGGTGCGTGGAGAGGGCGGCATCCTGCGTCTCAAGAACGGCGAGACGTTCATGGAAAAGTACCATCCGCTGGGGTGCCTGGCGCCGCGCGACGTGGTGGCGCGCGCCATCGACTACGAAATGAAAAAGAGCGGTGACGATTGCGTGTACCTCGACGTGACGCATCTCGAAGGCTACCGCACACGCGAGCGCTTTCCGAACATTTACAAGACCTGCAAGTCCTTCGGTTTTGACATGACGCGGGAACCCCTTCCTGTCGTCCCGGCGGCGCATTACATGTGCGGCGGGGTGATGGTGGATCTCAACGGCCAGACCAACATCCATCGCCTGTTTGTCTCCGGCGAGGTCGGGTACTCCGGCCTGCACGGCGCCAACCGGCTGGCGAGCAACTCGCTGTTGGAGGGACTGGTGCTGTCGCACCGTGCGGTGTTCAAGGCGCGGGAGTTGCTTGAGGAATCGCCTGAACGCGATGCGCTGCAGGAAGCGATTCCGGAATGGGACCCGGGCGATGCGGTGGAGAGCGACGAGTCGGTGGTGGTGTCGCACAACTGGGATGAGATCCGCCGCCTCATGTGGAACTACGTCGGCATCGTGCGCACCGACAAGCGTCTGCACCGGGCGCATCGCCGAATCTCCATGCTGTTGGAAGAGATTCAGGAATACTACTGGAGTTTCAATATCACCAAGGACACGCTGGAGTTGCGCAACATCGCCATCACGGCGCGCCTGATTATCGAAGGTGCGTTGCGGCGCAAGGAAAGCCGCGGCCTGCATTACAACCTGGATTATCCCGAACCGGACGAGACCCGGCCGCCGGAAGAGACCTTGTTGCAGGACACCACCCAGCGTCTGTTGAGTCAATCCCGAACCCGGAATCGAGTCAATCCATCATGA
- a CDS encoding tetratricopeptide repeat protein → MPSTSADASSPSASRAPFTVAALSFLVYIHSLRNGFLNYDDIDERILKNPFLNTPWDWSFIPRAFTQATAGYYDPIYALSYVIDYQLWGMNPAGFHFDNLLLHALNSLLVFYLIRNTTKRHDLAWVTALLFAVHPIHVESVSWATSRKDTLSLFFALASMLVYWRGVGGDTRRYVVHAAGSVVLLLLGMMTKPTVVVIPGMILFAELLMGPRPFSWRRMVAFQASAWSVVLVFIAATYSMTVGIAVKDTIHFTPTQHVTLFFQLYAYFLKLILFPVNLCALYLIEVRDRFDPLTLGLFIPGLLFLVGWMFVEIKRCVVDADRARRHGAVVWGAVVFFAALLPYTNIMPRTIYLADRYLYLASMGFCLIAATLLLRIRPVRMRFAGIIMLVVLYGALTIDRVPVWHNSIVLWSDVIQKTNMNPDRGHILLARAYGFEGQWDRAVQEYGQVDLSGHPDPQLWTDVARAYVTTNQLDLARGILERLTKSCPHHVIPATRLLALDIEQDRLHRARQRAQELGRQLTDEERLLLDSILLLRAEGQTETMWRTFSRLDYLIEQRIAPHKPELLKQCRERLG, encoded by the coding sequence GTGCCTTCCACCTCCGCCGACGCATCCAGTCCTTCCGCAAGCCGCGCTCCCTTCACAGTAGCGGCGCTCAGCTTTCTGGTTTATATCCATTCGCTTCGAAACGGATTTCTTAATTACGATGACATCGACGAACGCATCCTGAAAAATCCGTTTCTCAACACCCCTTGGGACTGGAGTTTCATCCCGCGGGCATTCACGCAGGCGACGGCGGGTTATTACGATCCCATTTACGCTCTGTCCTATGTCATCGATTATCAGTTGTGGGGCATGAATCCCGCCGGCTTTCACTTTGACAACCTCCTTCTGCATGCGCTCAATTCCCTGCTCGTGTTTTATTTGATACGCAACACAACCAAACGGCACGACCTCGCGTGGGTGACGGCGCTGTTGTTCGCAGTGCATCCCATTCATGTCGAGTCGGTGTCGTGGGCCACCAGCCGGAAGGACACGCTGTCGCTGTTCTTCGCGCTGGCGTCGATGCTCGTTTACTGGCGCGGGGTGGGAGGGGACACACGGCGTTATGTGGTCCACGCGGCGGGATCGGTTGTGCTCCTCCTGCTGGGCATGATGACCAAGCCGACCGTGGTGGTGATCCCGGGCATGATCCTGTTCGCGGAACTTTTGATGGGACCGCGTCCCTTTTCCTGGCGGCGCATGGTTGCATTCCAGGCGTCAGCGTGGAGCGTTGTTCTCGTGTTCATCGCCGCGACGTATTCGATGACGGTCGGCATCGCCGTCAAAGACACCATCCATTTCACGCCCACTCAGCACGTCACTTTGTTCTTCCAATTGTATGCGTATTTTTTGAAACTCATTCTGTTCCCGGTGAACCTGTGCGCTCTGTACCTGATCGAGGTGCGGGACCGGTTCGATCCGCTGACGCTCGGCCTGTTCATTCCAGGGCTTTTGTTCCTCGTCGGTTGGATGTTTGTGGAAATCAAACGATGCGTTGTCGATGCCGATCGCGCGCGGCGGCACGGTGCGGTGGTGTGGGGGGCGGTGGTGTTTTTTGCCGCACTCCTGCCATACACCAATATCATGCCGCGCACCATTTATCTCGCGGACCGCTACCTCTATCTTGCTTCAATGGGATTCTGCCTCATCGCGGCGACGCTTTTACTTCGCATTCGACCGGTGCGCATGCGCTTCGCAGGCATTATAATGTTGGTGGTGCTGTATGGTGCGCTGACCATCGACCGGGTGCCGGTGTGGCACAACAGCATCGTCCTGTGGTCGGACGTAATCCAGAAAACCAATATGAATCCCGATCGCGGACACATTCTTCTTGCCCGTGCCTATGGATTCGAAGGGCAATGGGACCGGGCCGTGCAGGAATACGGACAGGTGGACCTGTCCGGACACCCGGATCCGCAGTTGTGGACCGACGTAGCGAGGGCCTACGTCACCACAAACCAACTCGACCTCGCCCGCGGGATTCTGGAACGGCTGACGAAATCCTGTCCGCATCACGTGATTCCGGCCACGCGTCTTCTGGCGCTGGACATCGAACAGGACCGGCTCCACCGCGCCCGTCAACGCGCGCAGGAACTGGGCCGTCAATTGACCGATGAAGAACGCCTGCTTCTGGACTCAATTTTGCTCCTGCGTGCGGAAGGCCAAACGGAAACCATGTGGCGGACGTTCTCGCGGTTGGACTATCTGATCGAACAACGCATCGCTCCCCATAAACCTGAATTGCTGAAGCAATGCCGCGAGCGGCTGGGGTAG
- the rsfS gene encoding ribosome silencing factor: protein MRESLSELQQLVVNAATEKKASNIILLDLRNRTDLTDYFLICSGNSKVQVQAIADNILEKTSGTPYDAVAQEGYQQGNWVILDLGDMIVHIFLQEVRTHFDLERLWGDVPVIAAMSE, encoded by the coding sequence ATGAGAGAGTCTTTAAGCGAACTCCAACAGTTGGTGGTCAACGCGGCCACCGAAAAAAAAGCTTCCAATATCATTCTTCTGGATCTGAGAAACCGCACGGACCTGACGGATTATTTCCTGATTTGCAGTGGGAATTCCAAGGTACAGGTTCAGGCCATCGCGGACAACATCCTCGAAAAAACCTCGGGCACTCCTTACGACGCTGTTGCGCAGGAAGGATACCAGCAGGGCAACTGGGTGATTCTCGATCTTGGAGACATGATAGTCCATATATTTTTGCAGGAAGTCCGGACACATTTCGACCTGGAGCGGCTTTGGGGGGACGTCCCCGTGATCGCGGCTATGAGCGAATGA
- the nadD gene encoding nicotinate-nucleotide adenylyltransferase yields MIPHQGEHIGILGGSFDPVHNGHLGLARAARATFHLDRVLFIPAGVPPHKQNQSITPTHHRLAMLRCALEGEEGFEISELEIERGGVSYTLDTLKGLQARWPGVELYLIMGADTFRDFSTWKQYDRVLQASHILVASRPGHTLDEAAEDMTALIADLPFSYSPETSDATRRTFICEETGRRIALFPIPPQAVSSTEIRQALQRGDTVKKMLPPAVTGYIMAHRLYQAHPHPMS; encoded by the coding sequence ATGATCCCTCACCAAGGTGAACACATCGGAATCCTGGGCGGCAGTTTCGATCCCGTCCACAACGGCCACCTTGGTCTCGCGCGGGCGGCGCGGGCCACCTTTCATCTGGACCGGGTCCTGTTCATTCCGGCGGGGGTTCCTCCACACAAACAAAACCAGTCGATCACGCCGACGCACCACCGTCTGGCAATGTTGCGGTGCGCGCTGGAGGGAGAAGAAGGATTCGAAATCTCGGAGTTGGAAATCGAGCGCGGCGGGGTGTCGTATACGCTCGACACTCTGAAAGGTTTGCAGGCCCGATGGCCGGGCGTCGAACTTTACCTGATCATGGGTGCCGATACGTTTCGCGATTTTTCTACCTGGAAGCAGTATGACCGCGTGTTGCAGGCGAGCCACATCCTGGTGGCATCGCGTCCCGGCCACACTCTCGATGAGGCCGCGGAAGACATGACTGCCTTGATCGCCGACCTGCCGTTTTCCTACAGTCCGGAGACCTCCGATGCCACCCGGCGCACCTTCATTTGCGAGGAAACCGGACGCCGCATCGCGCTCTTCCCAATCCCGCCGCAGGCCGTGTCCTCAACGGAAATCCGGCAGGCGCTCCAGCGCGGCGATACGGTCAAAAAGATGTTGCCACCTGCCGTTACAGGGTATATCATGGCCCATCGTTTATACCAAGCACACCCCCATCCGATGTCTTAA